A region of the Bombyx mori chromosome 22, ASM3026992v2 genome:
gcttagctgacaccgctccaccaatcctcccttgcggcccggattcaactccatcccccgaggataccgtcgaatccataaacatcttcactgatcacgtctcgacggcgatcataagatcttcgaaacaagtcgatgtggaggactgcttccaccgcatcagactttcccccgatcttagggacctcgttagaattagaaacgcggcaatccgggcctacgatcgatatcccacggattcaaaccggactcggatgcgtcgcttacagcgggaggtcaaatcccgcttaagcgacgcccgaaacgaaaactgggatagttatttagaagaactcgcgcccacccaccaagcatactggcaactagctaggaccctcaagtccgaaactatagccactatgccgcctctcgtacgtccctcaggccaatcaccggcttacgatgacgatgacaaggcagagttgctggccgatgcactgcaagaacagtgcaccaccagcactcaacacgcggaccccgaacacaccgagttcgtcgacagggaggtcgagcgcagagcttccctgccgccctcggacgcgttaccccccattaccacttccgaggttaaggaggcgatcgatagcctacaaccacggaaagctcccggctccgacggcatccgcaaccgcgcgcttaaattgttaccagcccaactgataacgatgttggccaccatattaaatgctgctatgacgaactgcatctttcccgcggcgtggaaagaagcggacgttatcggcatacacaagccgggcaaaccgaagaacgaaaccgcgagttaccgccccatcagtctcctcccggcgataggcaaactatacgaacggctccttcgtaaacgcctctgggacttcgtatccgcgaataaaattcttatagacgagcagtttggattccgcgccagacactcgtgcgtccatcaagtgcaccgcctcacggagcacatcttactagggctgaacaggcggaaacccattccgacaggagccctcttcttcgatatagcgaaggcgttcgacaaagtctggcacaacggtttgatatacaaactgtataacatgggagtgccagacagactcgtgctcatcatacgagactacttgtcgaaccgttcgttccgatatcgagtcgagggaacgcgttcccggccccgtcacgtcacagccggagtcccgcaaggctccgccctctccccgttactattcagtttgtatatcaacgatataccccggtctccggagacccatctggcgctcttcgccgatgacaccgccatctactactcgtgtaggaagaaggcgttgcttcatcgacgacttcagaccgcagctaccaccatgggacagtggttccggaagtggcgcatcgacattaaccccacgaaaagcacagcggtgctcttcaaaaggggtcgccctccgaacaccacgctgagcatccctctcccgactaggcgcgtcaacacccccgcccccgccgttcgcccaatcacgatgtacgaccagcccataccgtgggccccgaaggtcaaatatttaggcgtcaccctcgacagtaggatgacattccgcccccacatcaagacggtacgcgatcgtgccgccttcatcctaggacgtctctacccgatgatatgtaggcgaagtaaaatgtcccttagaaataaggtgacactctacaaaacttgcatacgccccgtcatgacctatgcaagtgtagtgttcgctcacgcggcccgcatacacttaaaatcctttcaaattattcaatcccgtttttgcaggatagccgtcggagccccgtggttcgtcaggaacgtcgacctccatgacgacgagtccatcagtaagtatcttcagtcggcgtccatgcgccacttcgataaagcggcacgacacgagaaccctctcatcgtggccgccggtaactacattcccgatcctgcggacagaatggaaagcagtcgacgtcgccctaaacacgtcatctcggatcctcctgatccactaacggtgcttttaggtacttcaagcaccggtcaccgttctcgtcgaacccgtcgcttgcgacgaagggctcgacgagtaaattaactctcagacacagcccactgagtttctcgccggatcttctcagtgggtcgcgtttccgatccggtggtagattctgcgaagcacgactcttgctagggttcgtgttagcaacatcgtcaggtttgagccccgtgagctcacctactaaagttagggttacgctgaaatagccgctagggctatcagcttaggtaggaaaaaaaaaaaaaaaaaaaaaaaaaaaaaaaaaaaaaaaaaaaattgccgctatgggcgctgttcaaactgcatgcaaaattgggttaacttttacgctatcgataacattaaaatattagccGATCCGATACTTATTCATCACTGGATACGGTTACGCAAAACTAACCAATATAGTTTCATTATAATTTGTTAGGTGAAACAGCTAGCAGAGTGATATTCCAAGCTACTGCTAATACCTCATAACAGTAGCAGTTCTTaattttacttgtggtagggtGTGTTGTTAACTATATATTTCCGCTGCGAAGTAATCATGCGTTCCCTATTTGAAGGATAAGACTGTCGTACCTATCACAACTATTTAGTCTCCCAGGTCATGTTCCAGAAGGTTAAGACACGATTAGCTGCTATCATTCCTCAAGGCATCGTggacagtgtttttttttattatttatcaaataacgaaaacctaataaaaatcgatattttttttacaacggTGAATAATTAACTGTCTGACTTCTGTTATTGTCGGAAggaagttttattaatttaagttgGTGATTAGTATTATAACTGTTTTTCATTACAATTGgtagtaatgaaataaataaaatgttctaCTCTATTTGGCTTCCTGGTTATTGtgctttattacattatttaaaaaaggaagTTTATTAACTGGACACATATGTATTTAATACTATTGAAATTGTAAGATAATCACTTACGATCATTTATTAGGACTTTAGAAcaaatgtataaattttttatagatgtataaatataatatatttgtagatAAGTATGTTTATTGACATGTTTTCTCGTAATTATTCATCGGATTGTGATTTACATTTACTtcaaccatagattatacttaatatttgagatCAAAATTGGTTTAACAGGTGTGGTCTAATAAGTGTAAAAGCTTGGCTTATTGATACGAGATATGGGTGTTGTATCAAAAGAAATGCATTTCAGAACCATGAACAAATTCTAGTGTATGTagtaattattacaaaaaacttaaattaaaatgtaacacaacaaaatcatataagaaagaaaattatacaaatttaaaattatctacacaaataaatatgtcaggtcttattaaaaacaaaaaaaatataaaagtttgtatataattaaatagtacTTAACGCTTGGCACTGTTGACTACCTCTGCCATGGAAGCTGCCAGATATACTGATAGAttttttcttattctttttttagcAAGGCAACTGGCTTCTTACGATTGCATTACTGCCAGTGTCAATAATTAtctaatgaattattattgtaatacaaaatataaactAACTCATgtgaaaaatgaaatgaagtagattaatataatattgatttggaataaaatcaaattattttgaatgtatAGTAATGAACTTCATGCCCTTTGCGACTgcgacttttgaagtcgtcgtggtctaaaggttAGGACGTCCagtgcgttcgtgttgagcgatgcacccgtgttcgaatcccaggcgggtaccaatttctgtaatgaaatacgtactcaacaaatgttcaccattgacttccacggtgaaggaataacatcgtgtaataaaaatcaaactcgcaaaattataatttgcgtaattactggtggtaggatctcttatgagtccgcacgaataGATACCATCACGtcacaatgcgtttcggtttgaggggtggggcagccgttgtaactatactgagaccttagaactcatatctcaaggtgggtggcggcatttacgttgtagatgtttatgagctccggtaaccacttaacaccaggtgggctgtgagtccgtccacccatctaagcaataaaaaataaaaaaaattaaccaagGCTAAGACCCAAAGCACTTAGCAACCCAGGAGCTTATTGGAGGCTTTAGGATGTTAAGATCTAGGAGCATGTTTCCCACCCATTTACATAAAGCAGTTTATGATGTCTTTGTTTACTACACTACTAAAGATATTGAGAATCAGAAGTCCAGCTTATGGTACAGTAATGGTCATTAAACATTGTAGAAATCAGGACAATTACATAGTTTGAACAGTGAATGGTAATAGAGATCATTATTACTTAAACAACTTAATTATTAACCAGGAACAATTTCATAttgcatatttttgtttttatttatttttttatctttattagagccatacagctattaggttaagtcggctctTGCATAAATTTAATCCATAAATCtagaaattattattgataagCAAGGACAATTATTgcataaaagtaaaaataaattgaataagattaaaattgtaattgagTATATTTAACCATCATTTATTTTTCCGGTATAATATGTTAATACTGATCTTATTGTTCATAAACAAAATTGAGGACCATAATTTTTTGCATGACTTGTAAATCTACAATAATTGGTTTTCTTCCTCTTTTGACTTTATACACAGTGAAGGTTTCAAGAATTCTTCTGGAATATTTAGTGGATTATATGATCTCTGTGAAGCCAAATGCCGAACTGTAGCTAATTCCTTGTTGTGGACAAACATTGGATAGTAATTCATTTCTTTCTGGGTAACTGTAATAGTTTTACAAAGATTTTTTAGGGAGCTAGTACGAATGAATGCTTTACTTATTAGTGCAGTTTctaatatacattttttcaatattaatccTGAATATTTGTCATCGGGTATTGGTTTCCCATCCATAGCATTTGCTATTTGTAAGTAAATCTTTCTAAAATCAAACTTGTCTGTATTTAATGCAGGTGGTATGTTCTCCAAATCAGCAATCATGCGAATAGCAGTGGATGTTTCCGTTTGTAAGCTCTTGTAGTGTAGTGTATCTGTTAATAGTTTTGCCCAACACGCTAATGGTATTCGTGGATTCTTACAGGGACGCGTATTAGTTTTTATCTTCTTATctaaaggtttcacttctagTAGGGCTAGATTTTTGTAATAATCAATAGCATGTATGATTTCTTCTGGTGTTTTCGTAGATATGTTTTGATGAATCCAGTCTATATTTTTTGATCCACAGGTTTTTAAAGCATATAAAAGGGACAGCTTTTCGTCTTTGGTCCATCCTTCAAGTTTTTGTACTTCGTCAGGTGGTGGAGATTCGGGAGTTGTCATTATTTAGCAGTTTTACATTTATAAATCGAATTCACAAGTATCTGTATTTTTTGTGTAGATCTACGAGGAACTAAATGTTTGGGTCAGCTAATATTCTAGTCCTTAATGATCTTAGCGATTAGCTTTACAAAAAAGGTGATAATATTGACATTTATGTACGagaagcatagattatacactttgaCGAGAAGCAGTTGTATTCATAGTAGGACTGTTGATAAAATATcgatataattattttgaaatatcgATATttgttactaatattttttggaCGATATATCGGTAGTTCGATATTGAAATGTagatattttttgataatttttttaattaaaaaaaataaaaaattcttaatttatttaatctacaAAATTATCTTAAACTGAGTAACACCTGAACGAGTTGCTTCTACAATCAATATTTTAGTGCCTAATAATCGTAGCAGCCAAATAactgaacaaataaaaaaaagagtatttttaaaaacttactgaaaaatatttaattgtctaatttaaatttaaaaaataataatataacgtaacacttatatacttagtctggccataaatactgttacaattaaaaataaacaaaatattacatttgaatttgaaatctgtCATTTCCTCTCTAAATGATTGCTCactgagttttctcattttggcgccaatacattgtacaatattatgcgatattaaaatggagtggggtgacaaagagaaccgaatcgctgtgattgcattatacAAAGTaagtatggagccaaatgcaatattaaaaattctccatacgcttggtattagtaaaatgtttgtgtaccgggttattaataggtgcaatgagaactcctctgcttgtgacagaaaaagatctggccgtccacgtagtgttcgtacgaaaaaggtggtcaaagcagtaacggaatgaattcgaagaaatcctgttcgaaagcaaaatattttatctcgggagatgaagatagcacctagaaccatgtcgcgtattttaaaagatgacttaggacttgcagcctataagcgacgtactggtcatttcttaactgataatttaaaagagaatagggtggtaaaattgaaacaactactgaagcggtacgcaaagggaggtcatagaaaaaaattgtttacggatgagaatttttttacaattgagcaacattttaacaaacaaaatgaccgtatttatgctcaaagttCTAAGGAAGTTTCCAAATTAGTCGACAGAATGCAACGTGGGCTCTACCCGACTTCAGTGATgatttggtggggtattagctatgaaggagtgactgggccatacttttgtgaaaaaggtatccaAATATCGGCACAAGTTTAACAAGATACCATACTTGAGAAAGTAGTGAAGCCTCTTAACAAccccatgttcaataatcaagaatggtctttCCAACAAGACTCGGCACCAgctcataaagctcggtctatgcagtcttggttggaaacgaacgtttcggacttcatcagagctgaagactggcccgaTCTCTaatcccgatcttaatccgctggattatgatttatggtcagttttagagagtacagctggctctaaacgccatgataatttggagtccctaaaacaatccgtacgattggctctgaaaaattttcccatggaaagagtgcgtgcttctattgataactggcctcaacgtttaaaggactgtattgcagccaatggagaccacttcgaataagctttttatactttaaattgttttatatttatgaaataaactaacacactgtaaaagtaataaatgttatttgccatagatttttttgtaacagtatttatggccagactaagtacatttataatttaatttgtttcataAATGTACTGGACTATAAAGTGTGTAATCATTTTTGAGCTGACTTACCTACGAataataaaacgatttttttacaataaagtcgatatatgaaaatatcgatatttttttccgaTATAAattgatatatataaaaataggtgaatgaagttagcccctcaaaaaattttttttttcctattttatacttattctctattaattcgtttgttcatcatttgttcatgattgttgactgttaataattgtttgttctgcatttatttatttaaaaaaaatatttaaaaatatacctacaagttagcccctctaatgcaattttctaatattttttcatccttaatgactcgtaaatattcattttcgattgttcttatataaaacacgtttgttctctttcgaaattactcgttttttgtttaatttactatttttattagttgaataaatgtatgcaaaatatgtgtactgcgcatgcgtcaactataatgcctaaacttacgcggttttaatcgtgaaaaaaaaaacaaatataaatcctgaaggagcaattaattggtatacagtttaattaaaaaaaattaaaaataaataaatgaaataatgtgcattggcgttaagttagaccaaatacattttttccatcctcctacttatcgttatgaaggtaAGTAAATATAggtttacattttaataacttttttacacagtcgaaattatattcctaacattagtaaaataacattttaatacgataggtaagaggatggaaaaaatgtatttggtctaacttaacgccaatgcacattacttcatttatttatttttttaattaaactgtataccaattaattgctccttcaggatttatatttgttttttttttcacgattaaaaccgcgtagaaagtttaggcattatagttgacgcatgcgcagtacacatattttgcatacatttattcaactaataaaaatagtaaattaaacaaaaaacgagtaatttcgaaagagaacaaacatgttttatataagaacaatcgaaaatgaatatttacgagtcattaacgatgaaaaaatattaaaaattgcattagaggggctaacttgtaggtatatttttaaatattttttttaaataaataaatgcagaacaaacaattattaacagtcaacaatcatgaacaaatgatgaacaaacgaattaatagagaataagtataaaataggaaaaaaaaatttttttgaggggctaacttcattcaccttatAAAAATTTCGATATatcgaaatttttttttcagggattttataacctgttaactaagacttttaagtcatatcttattttaatttatattcatatttttatgaaaaattatattatggagtgaaatgaaatgaagatgattaatttgagacattaatcaactgggatgaaattaaatgaaatgaaatgagatgatatgggatgaaatataatctgagtaaaatggtggtcacttactaagattttttcagtggacttttttgaggatcccgagaaattacgtccaacggctttgtttcattttcccacatttgtgcactttcacagatattaaacagttaataaaccaccattattacacatttaaacccgaagaaacacaaaataaaacaaatcacacaacttcacgcctcgcgttcccgccaaaaagtattatataaaattctttttttaaggtattttatgacctggtgactaagacctttaagtcatgtcttattttaatttatagattTGGGCGAGATCGTTATCTTAGCCCAGACTCAACAGAAACGACTTAGAGTAGAGAGATGAGCGCTCTTTTAACGCCCAGCCAACTGATTTTGTTGTTGAATTGTTTATTGTCCTCGAAAAGTCAGTCAGTCAAAGTAGTCACGTGCGATTTACATATCCCAAAATCCCAAATCCCAAAAACTAAAGTTGATGTGAGTTTTGACATATACAGGACTACTGGAGTCAGTGAAAAGCTTTCATCTAGCACATGAAAAACATGCCCTCATACCAAGTCCGGTAGTGGACATTGTAgccttataatttatattttttaattggaaaaaGCATTTGGAACATGTTACATTTACATGGTGTCGTTTTTTCTAGCCTTTTCCAAATAAATATGGTAATATTATCCTGTCTGCTAAATCAAAGTTCATAATTATACCTTGATAAAACAAGGTCAGGGCAAATAGAATTATTagccaaataataattaaaacattcaaTGAAACATTATTGTACCACacagtatttattaatataagctttacattttaaaacataTCATTTTTTAGATCCTCCAAAGCCAGAAAACCCCATAATTTGTGCTAATTCAGAAGGTGCTGGTGTATCATCTATTTCATCATTCTCCATTAACTTCCGTTTCTTGTCCCGACGTCTCTCCCTACGTAGCTCTTTCACACGAGCTTCTTCTTCAGCGGCTTCCTTTAATCTTGTGTCTAATTCATATTCACGCTTTTTCTCTTCCAACTTTCGTTTATTGAGTGCAAATCTTGCTTTTACCTGGAAccaaacaaatataatgtagtagtagtagctatgatagaatagaataaatattattaaaacctGAATGGTATTTATAAAATTGAGAACAGCTAGATGAGTTAGAtagattatttcaaattagtggTCTAGAAATTTAAATCATCTATTTGgttgaacattttacatttattattccTTAACAATAGCATTAGAACTTGATAAAATTAAGATTGAAAGAATTTGTtgagaattattttaatattgagtgCTCTAGTTGAGTGGGATGGTAGGTTTGCTCAACTCAGGCAATCACAAAAATAATAGCGTTGGTTCATgatgtttgttattattttgatgCAACAGTGGCCAATTGATGATCTCAGACCATAAATCTAGTAGCAAGTCAACAATCCTATTTACCTGCTTGGTACTATGCATATACATACATGTGAAAAAGTAAGCTCACCTGATCTAAGCTGCTCCTTTCTATTTTCATGGACATTCCCAGATTCCTCTGATGTTTTTTACCATTGATGTGATCAAGGAAATTTATTGAATCTTTAACAACACAGTCAcaaacattacaataatatcCTCCAGATTGGGACGTTGGCGTATTCTTATTGATTACTACACTCTTCCCGAGTCTCGAGTCCAAATCTACTTTATATTCACGTTGTTTGAGAAGTTCACGTTTGACTGGAGTGGCtggaaaatgaaaattaaacaaacatttatatattgtgtcaaatttgtattttaacgTAACAAAGTGTGTTGACACAAATATTTTACCTTTCTTCTTggatttttcttcttcttctagctCTGCTTTCAAACGCTCGGCTGCAATTTTCTCGAATTCCTCTTTGTCCCATTTTCTTCGGTGGTCATCGGGGCGCATACtcatgtttaaattttatagtatttatttcaCAACAATTACAAGTTATGATTTTCTTACACACTCcacttgtttgttttatattaaacgTGTACCCAGAGGGAAGAGTAATCAATtagatctattaaaaaaataacacgagAAAATCATCCTTAACAACACAAACGAAATGTTTCTAATTGACAACTAGCAGTGACAAAACTGACAAATGATTAGTTGTAGTATTTCCATTTTCTAACAAGAAAGGCGAAagcatatatatattatacagcctaatcttttatatattcagttacatgaaaattaatataataggttggggaaaaagtttcttcgcattttttaagaaaattaacaaatttttttaatagtttatttacatttaacttaaGTATGTAGGTatcattttgttcgatagcttTTTGCCATTTTGTAaatagggacatgatcccattgctataaaaaatttggggcttctgatcaaaataccgagacaattggttttggcagtcctctcgtgatgttaatctgacactgcctaaagaattctgaagaaccgaaacaggtggaaacctgaaggtgcaaggtcaggacggATATACGGATAAACAGCGGATGCATTAACATCTTCCAgtcaagctctcttaatttttgctgaatGGCTAAAGATGTGTAAGGTCACAttgttatcatgatgaaaagcCACActccttctgttgattaattctggccactttctctcaacttcttcctttaatctcatcagttgttcgcagtagagttcagaatcaaTGGTcttgcctggtggtaacagctcataatgaataatgtccTTCCAATTCCACTACACaaacagcatcaccttgttgcaaGTTAACCCAGGTTttgccacagtctgtgaagcctgacggacctttgaccacgacttttttcgtacgttcttgtcgtgcgtgatccacttttcatcaccagttatcagcttcttcaaacatggttcggtttcattacgtcgtaataaagaatcacaaatgagtacacggttcattaggtttctttcagtgagctcgtgaggtacccaaatatcgaacttttttgtgtatctattttttttcaaatgagcCAAAGCTGTTTTGtagtcaattcccagttcttcagctacgtcgtaactactgatatgccgatcttgctttACTTTTTCAAAAAGATGCGATCAGTCACTTTCACTTTTTCAAAAAGATTCGATTAGAGCGACGTAcaaattcttaaaataaaaatttcgtattgaaaacgcttaaaccaatttTGTGCTACTTTCACAGACacagcactaggtccataaacatcgcaattttttttcgcggcctacgttgcatttttaccttttttgtagtaaactttttaaatgtatcgattttcttcattagattccctaatcttgacagtacgaaaaacaaataaaaatcacacattttcttaatttgaatttggaattgtcttttttaaaattttaaaccttTAATTAttccaaaaccagccagatacaaatagtataaccaaagagattttattacaagttcatacatacctacctactatAATGAGAAAAGACTTTTCCCCatactattataaaaatgatataGATATAAAAAGAGTTGAAGATGATTTATTTGAGGCTGTAATCGATTGgggtgaaatgagatgagatgggatgatATAACGttttagtaaaatggtggttatttacagaaactttagtggactttttggaagaacccgaAAAGCCACTTccagtgactgtttttttatttatttcttttgtattgcctttgtgggcagacgagcatatggcctacctgagtggttaccgtcgcctatggacttcagctatgccagaggcagagtcaagacgctgcctaccgctaagtagGGTAgactaacagcctggccacgggacattcgccgatgcgaatattcgcgcggtgcgaacggcgaagcgtctagcgactaaaa
Encoded here:
- the LOC101742122 gene encoding zinc finger matrin-type protein 2, which gives rise to MSMRPDDHRRKWDKEEFEKIAAERLKAELEEEEKSKKKATPVKRELLKQREYKVDLDSRLGKSVVINKNTPTSQSGGYYCNVCDCVVKDSINFLDHINGKKHQRNLGMSMKIERSSLDQVKARFALNKRKLEEKKREYELDTRLKEAAEEEARVKELRRERRRDKKRKLMENDEIDDTPAPSELAQIMGFSGFGGSKK